A single Crocinitomicaceae bacterium DNA region contains:
- a CDS encoding helix-turn-helix transcriptional regulator — MEQKYLNKLVDRIIHLRKSKGLSQEKLAIESEIARSLMRGYERKERNISFGNLVRIIKLGLNMSVEEFFAEGFDITNKAKKSK, encoded by the coding sequence ATAGAACAGAAATACCTCAACAAATTGGTTGATAGAATTATTCATTTGAGAAAATCCAAAGGTTTGAGTCAAGAAAAACTGGCTATAGAAAGTGAAATAGCAAGATCGTTGATGCGCGGTTATGAGCGCAAGGAACGTAATATTTCTTTCGGAAATCTGGTACGCATTATTAAGTTGGGATTGAATATGAGTGTCGAAGAATTTTTTGCGGAAGGTTTTGATATTACTAACAAGGCCAAAAAATCAAAATAA